In a genomic window of Jaculus jaculus isolate mJacJac1 chromosome 8, mJacJac1.mat.Y.cur, whole genome shotgun sequence:
- the Fkbpl gene encoding FK506-binding protein-like, translated as MDTAPASQVTEKAALQAPPGEKNLGPMAQRGQQPHGLLAAAPELGARPDPASQILGTSQGPEKLLGELEGDSDQSQELTSEAEETLEASDLWYCPDGSFVKKIITYGHGLDKPKLGSRCQVQALGFPFGSGLPEGNTEVTIGLGPWREETWGEVLEKCLESMCEGEEAEIRVPGHSGPPFRVRLSSFTQGRDSWELEVSEKVALAREEQARGTELFRAGNPEGAARSYGRALRLLLTLPPPGPPERAVLHANLAACQLLLGQPQLAAQSCDRVLEREPGHLKALYRRGVAQAALGNLEKATADFKKVLAVDPKNRAAQEELGKVIIQGKKQDAGLAQGLRKMFR; from the coding sequence ATGGATACGGCACCTGCCAGTCAAGTGACAGAGAAGGCTGCCTTGCAAGCACCACCAGGCGAAAAGAACCTGGGTCCGATGGCTCAGCGTGGGCAGCAGCCCCATGGCCTTCTTGCTGCAGCCCCGGAGCTGGGAGCCAGGCCAGACCCTGCCAGTCAGATTCTAGGGACTTCTCAAGGGCCTGAAAAACTGTTGGGTGAACTCGAAGGAGACTCTGATCAATCTCAAGAGTTAACCAGTGAGGCAGAGGAGACTCTGGAGGCCTCTGACCTCTGGTACTGTCCAGACGGCAGCTTTGTCAAAAAGATTATCACCTATGGCCATGGCCTGGACAAACCCAAGCTGGGTTCTCGCTGCCAAGTGCAGGCTTTGGGGTTTCCTTTTGGTTCCGGACTGCCAGAGGGCAACACCGAAGTCACTATAGGTTTAGGTCCATGGAGAGAGGAGACCTGGGGGGAAGTCTTAGAAAAATGCTTGGAGTCCATGTGTGAAGGGGAGGAAGCAGAGATTCGGGTCCCTGGGCATAGTGGACCTCCATTCAGGGTCAGGCTGAGTTCATTTACTCAGGGTCGGGATTCCTGGGAGCTGGAGGTGAGTGAGAAGGTAGCCCTGGCCAGGGAAGAACAGGCCAGGGGCACAGAGCTGTTTCGAGCTGGAAACCCCGAAGGGGCTGCCCGCTCCTACGGAAGGGCTCTCAGACTGTTACTGACTCTACCCCCGCCTGGTCCTCCAGAGCGAGCCGTCCTTCACGCCAACCTCGCAGCTTGCCAGTTGCTGCTAGGGCAGCCCCAGCTGGCAGCCCAAAGCTGTGATCGGGTACTGGAGCGGGAGCCTGGCCATTTGAAAGCCTTATACCGGAGGGGTgttgcccaggctgcccttgggaACCTAGAAAAGGCCACTGCTGACTTCAAGAAGGTCCTGGCGGTAGACCCCAAAAACCGCGCAGCTCAGGAGGAGTTGGGGAAGGTGATCATTCAGGGGAAGAAACAAGATGCAGGGCTGGCCCAGGGTCTGCGCAAGATGTTTAGATGA
- the Prrt1 gene encoding proline-rich transmembrane protein 1 produces MSSEKSGLADSVPHTSPPPYNAPQPPAEPPVPPPQAAPSLHHHHHHHYHQSGTATLPRLGAGGLASAGAAAQRGPSSSATLPRPPHHAPPGPAAGGPPPGCATLPRMPPDPYLQETRFEGPLPPPPPAAAAPPPPAPAPAAQAPGFVVPTHAGTVGTLPLGGYVAPGYPLQLQPCTAYVPVYPVGTPYAGGTPGGPGVPSTLPPPPQGPGLALLEPRRPPHDYMPIAVLTTICCFWPTGIIAIFKAVQVRTALARGDMVSAEIASREARNFSFISLAVGIAAMVLCTILTVVIIIAAQHHENYWDP; encoded by the exons ATGTCTTCGGAAAAGTCAg GCCTTGCAGACTCAGTTCCTCATACTTCCCCGCCTCCCTACAATGCCCCCCAGCCCCCCGCCGAGCCCCCGGTCCCGCCCCCACAGGCAGCCCCCTCCTtgcaccatcaccatcaccaccactaccaccagtCTGGCACCGCCACCCTCCCACGCTTAGGGGCGGGCGGCCTGGCCTCTGCCGGGGCCGCAGCTCAGCGTGGCCCCTCATCCTCCGCTACACTACCACGACCTCCCCATCACGCCCCGCCGGGCCCCGCTGCTGGGGGGCCCCCACCCGGCTGCGCTACCTTGCCCCGCATGCCACCCGACCCTTACCTGCAGGAGACCCGCTTCGAGGGCCCGCTGCCCCCACCGCCGCCCGCAGCCGCCGCCCCACCCCCACCGGCGCCTGCCCCGGCGGCTCAGGCCCCAGGCTTCGTGGTACCCACGCACGCGGGGACCGTGGGCACTCTGCCGCTGGGAGGCTACGTGGCACCAGGATACCCCTTGCAGTTGCAGCCCTGCACTGCTTACGTGCCGGTCTACCCGGTGGGCACG CCTTATGCAGGCGGGACCCCCGGGGGGCCGGGAGTGCCCTCCACTCTTCCCCCGCCGCCCCAGGGCCCAGGCCTGGCCCTGCTGGAGCCGAGGCGCCCGCCGCACGACTACATGCCCATCGCAGTGCTGACTACCATCTGCTGCTTTTGGCCTACGGGCATCATCGCCATCTTCAAGGCAGTGCAG GTGCGCACGGCCTTGGCCCGCGGAGACATGGTGTCCGCCGAGATCGCTTCACGCGAGGCCCGGAACTTCTCCTTCATCTCCCTGGCCGTGGGCATCGCGGCCATGGTGCTCTGTACCATCCTCACCGTCGTCATCATCATCGCTGCGCAACACCACGAGAATTACTGGGATCCCTAA